A region from the Methylocystis iwaonis genome encodes:
- a CDS encoding ABC transporter ATP-binding protein, translated as MNAPLLDVRDLSVAFLQGGRETIAVDRVSFSLERGKTLALVGESGSGKSISALSIVRLLPPGAIATGEALFGGEDMLKVSDGALRAVRGARITMVFQEPMTSLNPLHTIEQQIAEILELHGMRGYEALRKRVVELLTEVGIPNPEARLGAYPHQLSGGQRQRVMIAMALANKPDLLIADEPTTALDVTVQAQIIALLERLQQTYGMAILFITHDLNLVRRFADTVCVMQKGRIVESGDVAKVFETPSHPYTKALLTAEPKGDPIVEDEKAPIVVSADNLRVWFPIKRGFMRRTVDHVKAVDGVSVTVREGGTVGVVGESGSGKTTLALAMLRLIRSEGPIVFLGARIDGKSVAEMRPLRRDMQVVFQDPYGSLSPRMSVADIVAEGLTVQRPELTLDERREIVARALTETGLDPATMDRYPHEFSGGQRQRIAIARAIVLEPKFVVLDEPTSALDMTVQAQIIDLLRDLQRRRGLAYLFISHDLRVVKALAGELIVMRHGKVVESGPAAKLFAEPESDYTRALFAAAFREKPALSDRELP; from the coding sequence ATGAACGCCCCCCTCCTCGACGTCCGCGACCTCTCGGTCGCCTTCCTGCAAGGCGGGCGCGAAACCATCGCCGTGGATCGCGTCTCCTTCTCGCTCGAACGCGGCAAGACGCTGGCGCTCGTCGGCGAGTCGGGCTCGGGCAAATCCATCAGCGCCCTCTCGATCGTGCGGCTCCTGCCGCCGGGCGCCATTGCGACGGGCGAGGCGCTCTTTGGCGGCGAAGACATGCTGAAAGTCAGCGACGGCGCGCTTCGCGCCGTCCGCGGGGCGCGCATCACCATGGTCTTTCAGGAGCCCATGACCTCGCTCAATCCGCTGCATACGATCGAGCAGCAGATCGCCGAAATCCTCGAGCTGCATGGCATGCGCGGGTACGAGGCCTTGCGCAAACGCGTCGTCGAGCTGCTGACCGAGGTTGGCATCCCGAACCCCGAGGCGCGGCTCGGCGCCTATCCGCACCAGCTTTCCGGCGGCCAGCGGCAGCGCGTCATGATCGCCATGGCGCTCGCCAATAAGCCCGACCTCCTCATCGCCGACGAGCCGACGACGGCGCTCGACGTCACCGTGCAGGCGCAGATCATCGCGCTGCTCGAACGTCTGCAGCAGACCTATGGCATGGCGATCCTGTTCATCACGCACGACCTCAATCTCGTGCGGCGGTTCGCCGACACAGTCTGCGTCATGCAGAAGGGCCGGATCGTCGAAAGCGGCGACGTGGCGAAGGTCTTCGAGACGCCGAGCCATCCCTATACGAAAGCGCTGCTCACGGCCGAACCCAAGGGCGATCCCATCGTCGAGGACGAGAAGGCGCCGATCGTGGTCTCGGCCGACAATCTGCGCGTCTGGTTCCCGATCAAGCGCGGCTTCATGCGCCGCACTGTCGATCACGTAAAGGCCGTCGACGGCGTCAGCGTCACGGTGCGCGAAGGCGGCACGGTCGGCGTCGTGGGCGAGTCCGGCTCCGGCAAGACGACGCTGGCGCTCGCCATGCTCCGCCTCATCCGCTCGGAGGGGCCGATCGTCTTTCTCGGCGCGCGCATCGACGGCAAGAGCGTCGCCGAAATGCGCCCGCTGCGACGCGACATGCAGGTGGTTTTTCAAGACCCCTATGGCTCGCTGTCTCCGCGCATGTCGGTCGCCGATATCGTCGCGGAAGGGCTCACCGTGCAGCGGCCCGAGCTGACGCTCGACGAGCGCCGCGAAATCGTCGCGCGCGCCTTGACGGAAACCGGCCTCGATCCCGCGACCATGGATCGCTATCCGCATGAGTTCTCGGGCGGCCAGCGTCAGCGCATCGCCATCGCGCGCGCCATCGTTCTGGAGCCGAAATTCGTCGTGCTGGACGAGCCGACCTCCGCGCTCGACATGACCGTGCAGGCGCAGATCATCGACCTGCTGCGCGATCTGCAGAGGCGGCGCGGCCTCGCCTATCTCTTCATCAGCCACGATCTGCGCGTCGTGAAGGCGCTCGCCGGCGAGCTGATCGTGATGCGGCACGGGAAGGTCGTCGAATCCGGCCCGGCGGCGAAGCTCTTCGCTGAGCCGGAAAGCGACTATACGCGCGCGCTCTTTGCGGCGGCCTTCCGCGAAAAACCGGCGCTCTCCGA